ATATgatcaattcattcttttgtGAATTATTATCGTGATTGGAAGCCTCGGTTAAATAAATCTACGATCCCTACTATACCTGATTAATTGACCGTGTATAGAAAAGAAGAGGAATAATAAAAGgagaaataattatttcattgcTTCCGTTGTGCATAATCTAACAGTAAAGTGGTCCACGTAGAATGGGAGTGCTTCTCGAATGGAGATGGATTCTTTTCATTGCCCATATCATAAGTAAAAAACAAAAAGACAGAACAATGGACAGAATCTACAAGCAAATCTTATCATAAAACAATCCTATTGAGGACATACAGAAACAGCAAAATTTAACATTATGCAAATAACTAACAAATGTGGACAAAGTGTTATGCAAGAAAACAAACCTCTCAATACTTCTGTACCACATACTTTTCTTTCCTCACCCCCAAATTATTGGTCCTTTTGTTCAATTTAAAAACActtgaaagaaaaacttttaTGGATGgttaatcaaaatttccaagtctTGTCTGCTGTTTACTTTAGTTCAATTCTCATAGACTTCAAAGTTGAATATGTATAACCCTGCTTCTAACATGACACAAGCTCAATCAGAAGATCACAGGGAGGATCCAACAGAAGTACTAAACACTGGTTTGTCTTCTTCCAACAAGAATTTACCAAACCATGAATTTAGCAAACTGAAACAAGATGAAGTAGCTATAGTTATGGTTCCATTTCCAGCTCAAGGCCATCTCAACCAACTTCTCCAACTTTCATGTTTAATCTCCTCCTATGATCTTCCTGTCTACTATGTTGGCTCGGCCACACATAATCGTCAAGCCAGGATTCGAGCCAACTCCTTAAATCCTTCAGACATAGCCAAAGTCCACTTCCATGACCTCCCAACTCCTGAATTTGCCTCACCATCACCTGACTTTAATGCCGTGAACAAATTCCCATCACATCTTCAGCCATCATGGGATGCTTCTATGCTTCTTCGCGAGCCCATTGCTTCTTTCTTACGGGATATTTCATCAAAAGCAAGACGAGTCATTGTTGTTCATGATCCTTTAATGTCCTATAATGTTCAGGATGTTACTTCTTTGCCCAATGCTGAATCCTATATGTTTAATTGCATTTCAGCTTTCACTTCATACAGTATGATATACTTATTTTTTGAGATGTCTGTCCAACATGAAGAAGAATTGCTTAAAAAGCTACCCTCCCTTGAAGGAATTATGACAGATGAAATCAGGGATTTATCAGCTTTTCAGCTTCGGTATCGAGATATTCGATCAGGTGATATCCATAATACAAGCAAAGTAATTGAAGGCAAGTATCTTGATTTGCTGGCACAAGCAGAAATTAATCAGAACAAGAAAAATTGGGCAATTGGACCTATTCTGCCAACTAAACTCGATCATATCTCAAATAGGAACGATATATGTTTGGAATGGCTGAACAAACAACTTCCAAGATCAGTTCTTTATATATCTTTTGGAACAACAACTTCACTTTCCGATAGAGAAATCAAGGAGCTCGCAATGGGATTAGAACAAAGCAAACAGAGGTTCCTATGGGTGTTGAGAGACGCCGATAGAGGAGATATCTTTACTGGGGAAGATAGAAGAGTTGAGCTGCCAGAAGGGTTTGAGGAGAGAGTAAAAGATGTAGGCTTAGTGGTAAGAGAATGGGCACCACAACCAGAAATCTTGGCTCATACGTCCACAGGCGGGTTCATGAGTCATTGTGGATGGAATTCTTGTATAGAGAGTATTACTATGGGAGTGCCTATAGCTGCTTGGCCTATGCACTCTGATCAACCGAGAAATGGTTTCTTGTTGACGGAAGTGTTGAAAATAGGACTGCTTGTGAGGGAGTGGGAGAAACGCGAGGAGCTAGTAAGTGCATCCACGATTGAGAATGTCGTGAGGAAGTTGATGGCATCAGAAGAAGGCGATGTGATTGGAAAAAGAGCAGAAGAATTGGGAGAAGCTGTAAGGCGGTCCACAGAGAAAGGGGGAGCTTCTCAAATGGAGTTGGAATCTTTTGTCGCGCATATCACAAGATAGACTTGTTTTTCGCCAGAATTTTGAAGTATTTTGGTTACTTTTCTTAGACATATGTAGCAGAGTTTGTTACAAAATGTCAAAATTATATTGAAGAACCACATTTGAGACAAACAATGTATGTTTCCTGTTATTCTGTAGTAATGGAGCATTACAAGATCATTTAGAAAGTTTTGACATGAACTTGTCTGAACTAAAAACAGATTTTGAAAAAGTAATCAAAGAACTTGAACTGGTTTTTAGCTTAGATTTCTTCAACATTGGAATATTCATTATCTGATACtttacatctttattttgagcATATGATTGGTTTTTTTATCTGTACATAGGACTGTCTATAATAAAAGATTTTGTTCAGTGTCTGTGTATAATTTCTTAGACATATGCCTAGAGTTGGTCTACAAAATCATCATATCATCTATATTACTTTAAAAACATGCTAGAAATCCGGGttaatttatttcctttttttttttggcactTTCCTTTCTAGTTAAAGACCTTATTAGGCTCCTCCTATGTATACACAAAATTTGATTAATGACAAAACACTTATTATaaaagaatttatgaaaattcttttagAGAAAGAACTTCCTTGCTATATGTCAAACTAGGATATGTGATGGATGATCTATGTTTGAACTTTTTGCATTCATTAAATATGATTCTCCTCAAATTATTGTTAAATtatctttataatatttaaaattaaggagtcctaaaatatatgataagagtTTTAAGGTTTTCTCGCAtctatatgtatgtatttttttctattcttaAGTTATTTGTTATTAGACACAGTGTTTTAAAAGACTTTGTTGAGACTCGACTCGGGCTCGCCCTGGGGTAGGGCTCTAGCAAACGCCCCAAGACTCAAGTATGAAACTTAGTTCTGTAAGACATATGCCCTGAGCCTCCGACTGTACGCCTTAAGCACGTCCAACGCTTGAGGCTTGTCTAACAGATCTTACacaaattatgtattaaaatctTTAGTTAAAATTCTTGATCCTCATAATTCTTGAATAAATGAATGatacttaataatttttaatctaTAGAGATAAGAAGATTGAGAGTAACTCAAATAACAAGTTGTAGTATCACATCTTTACTATTTGGTAATACTATGAAGATGATTATATATTACGTaacatttcttttaaaaatacgTAGCGAAAATTTACTTTTTCACTTATCATTGGTCTTCATAATTTTGTCATGtctcaaaattatcatattttatttaactatttgaaagtaattttatttttattcatgatgGAGCGATGTTTTTATTATAATACTAGTAAGTTtaattgattattttcttttagggGTTAAATTGTATagtatgataaaatatttttgagaaatgatgattcttttattattagaaAGTTAAGATATTAGATTATTTGTACTTGTATAGTCATGTTAgaagttttattttctatgagtTAGAGCTTGTTTGGATAAGCCTGTATTAAGCTGCTTATAAACTGAAAACTGCTTGTTATAAGCTAAAACAAAAGTTGGGGTAACCCAACTTAAtctttttgacttataagttattttcaacttataggttgttttagataagctaagtcaaacaaattcaattattttttgaagcttattttaaacacaaaataactttaagttggtcagccAAACAATTAAAAAGgctaaaaacaacttataatCAGCTTATAAGCTAATCCAAACAAGCTCTTAATCATATTTGTAATCCATAGGGCTTACGCCTCACATCTCGAGGCTTCGTCTCAAGGCTTACGCCTCACCCTATACTAAGTAAAATGCCTTGCCTCATGCCCCCACCTTTTAAAACACTGATTAGACAAGATCCAGAAAAAAATAGCGaaatgataatattttattttatattctgTGGTTTTTATTTTATAGCGAAAtattcacataaattgaaacggaaGGAGTACATTTTTACCCTGCCTGtacattatataaatataagttaACTATGCATCTACTAGCTGAAGTTTCAATTCGGACATCATATATtatcaaataagaaaataaatggaggagaTGAGTTCATGTTACAAGTAATGTGTATTGTCTGGCCGGATATGTCTTAACCGGTAAACGCCCGAAGGCTGTTCTCATCCCTATCAGGGGAGACGCCAACCGTCTCTCCTCTCAGCAAACGCGAGAAGTAGCTCATACCATTATTCAACAAGGGAGATGCAAAGCGCGACAGCCATCCCTGATACAAGCGAGATAAGTTGGATTACTGTATTCACCAACGTCGTCCTCCCACTATTATTCATTTCAGCCAACACTCCAGCAACCGAAATGTAGATGAAGCCGCCAGCAGTAAATCCCTGCAAGAATATATTCGAAATAAGAGGCACTCTTTTATGAACTCGACAAATGTATCTGACTGACAGCTTGAATAAGAATCTCACCTCAATCAATGACGAATGACCAGAATCTTGTCCCAATGTCAATGCCTACATAGCATAACACAACATGGTTCAATCAATTGCGATAAGAATAGCAGAATCTTGATGCATGCCAACAGATTAATACTGACCAGTGCAGTTCCGGCTAGTGCCACTAGTGCAGATAAGAAGTTAAAGAAGAGGGCTTTGGAGACGCTGAACCCAGACCTTACCAAGATTCCAAAATCACCTATCTGCATAGCAAACACATAATAAGGTTTGGGGatcattatattcacatgagAATGAAATTGAAGTCACGGattcaagagggaaaaagaatGCCACGTCACAAGATGCAACAGATGTGAGATATGAAATGAAGATAATTTATCTTGAGTGGCTTCACTAATAAGCTAAAATGTTGGGAACTTGTGATAATGGAGGAAGCTTTTCATGGTTGGGGCAAAATAACATGACCAGAGGAAGTGTaacattaaaaaagaaaaggttaGAAACTTGactattatttttagtattgcTTCTGGTCGAATTTCAATTGCACTTTATACGCCAGTATGGTTTAGATGATTAGCTTGACATAGCATAATTGAGAAAACAAGCAGCACAAGAAAATCCAGTTGGTGTGTTGGACAAATAAGAAAGTTATCAAAGCTTGTCTCAAGGAATCATCAAGTCTGGCTTCCATAAATCACATTACTTTTCTTGACAAAGAATCGACTGATATACAGATCAATAAGACAGAAAATGTTGCCGTAGAATCATGGAGAAATGTGATCTAGTTTGATAAAATCACCAATTGAGCTAATAGACTAGTTCTTACATGAGCTCAAAACTGCATACAAAAGTATAGTCAAACAATTTAACAAATAAGTGACGGCGAATAAAGAATGATAATCAGAAGTGAATACTGCAATCATGTTTACTTGATTGAACTTGCTGATTCAAAGAAAGAGTAACTTCTGGCAGCTAACATGCAGCCGCTTGTATGGGTaatcaattaaaaaaacatGCAACCGGTATTGACATGGTAATGTAGAAATACTAGATAGAAATATACAAGACCTCTTGAGGGAGCTCATGTGCGAGAAGGAACAAAGTTCTTGACCACCCACCAACTGATCCATAAAGGAGGAATGCACTTCCCAAAGCCATCCCATCCGTAAAATTGTGCTGTAGCATAAAACAAATTCTCTCAATCTAAATGTTCACCAGCTAGATATGTCTAGTTGTTTGTGAGAAATCATAAACAGAGATGAAGGCTTATGTAGCACATACAACACCATCAGAGAAGAGGTTGAGATAACCAAAGACAAGGCTTGAACGTGGTTTAGCCTGTTCCTCTCCAGTTGATGTAGAATTGGTAGAGCAATTTGCAGCATCTAAAGAAGTATTGTCTTCAGCAGCACTGGAGCCAGTATTCCTCTGCCATAGCTAGCATATGAGACGATAGAAATAACAACTATATAACTGCaagcaaataaatatttaatgactACAtatcttttcttaaaatatctccAGCGGCTGCAAAGACCAACTATTCAAAGAGATTTTCAATCTGGGAAAAGACACTGCAGAATTGATAAAATTGATTAAAGATACACTAGACCTATAAGCCTATTTGTCCAAGCTTCTGGGAAGCCAAGagttctcttctttttttcaaaaagtgCTTATTTTAGAAAGTTGAGGTGTTTGGACAAGCTTTTAGGAAAAATAAGTGCTTATTATTAGTAGCAGAAGCTATTTTTGAAAGCTAAAAAAAAGTAGCTTTTCCGCAGAAGCACTTTTGGAACATTGGCCAAGCACAAAGAACTGCTCTAATATTGGCAAAAGTGCTTTTCAAATTGATTACTCAAACATAAACTGCAATTGATTATTAATGTACAATATTGTATCACAAGATTGAATTTAGTTCAAGTCAAGTATGAAAAGTGGAAAGAAATAATATGACAGCAATTACATTGTGAAACCTTATCTTGACAAAAAAGCCTCTGTGGTTTGGTCAGTGCCTCACAGCATGTTATGTTGAAGGAAAGGCTCACAGGACCCTCTAAATTctgaataaaattattattttccagTATTTGTTTTAGTATTACGTGAAAGTTCAGAAATGCAGATCATCCTGACAAGAAATACACTTCACTGAATCTCAGCCTGGCAAAATATGGAACAGCAAATTATGGGGCATGTACTGATTCTACCTTCCGGAGAATAGCTCCTCCATTTGGTTTCTCCCCATTGGAAGAGTCAGCAGACACTCCATCCACTCCACTCCCTCCAGCTGCCTTTTCTGATAAACTTCCATCCTTCTGAGACAGTTCCTGGAGATTGCCATCAGCATCATTATCATCCTTCAATTTTGTGTAGTGCATATGATGATGATGGTGGTGACCATGACTCCGTTCATCGACTCCTCCAGGAAAATCTTCAACATACCTCACAAGCTTCTCAACAATAAGAAAGAGCACAATTCCAGCTGCCAAAACAAAAGTATCATGAAACATTCAGCAGTGTGACAACAGCAGCAGTTAAGTCAATGACATTATCAGAAGTGAATCAAATCTCGGGCACTTGGAAGATGATTTTAAGTTCAACACAAGTTAGTAAAAATGGGAGTTATCCGAAGAACTAAAATACAGTAGAAGGAAGTTAAGCCAAGTTGAAGATAAGAATTCAAG
This sequence is a window from Solanum dulcamara chromosome 10, daSolDulc1.2, whole genome shotgun sequence. Protein-coding genes within it:
- the LOC129870462 gene encoding zeatin O-glucosyltransferase-like encodes the protein MYNPASNMTQAQSEDHREDPTEVLNTGLSSSNKNLPNHEFSKLKQDEVAIVMVPFPAQGHLNQLLQLSCLISSYDLPVYYVGSATHNRQARIRANSLNPSDIAKVHFHDLPTPEFASPSPDFNAVNKFPSHLQPSWDASMLLREPIASFLRDISSKARRVIVVHDPLMSYNVQDVTSLPNAESYMFNCISAFTSYSMIYLFFEMSVQHEEELLKKLPSLEGIMTDEIRDLSAFQLRYRDIRSGDIHNTSKVIEGKYLDLLAQAEINQNKKNWAIGPILPTKLDHISNRNDICLEWLNKQLPRSVLYISFGTTTSLSDREIKELAMGLEQSKQRFLWVLRDADRGDIFTGEDRRVELPEGFEERVKDVGLVVREWAPQPEILAHTSTGGFMSHCGWNSCIESITMGVPIAAWPMHSDQPRNGFLLTEVLKIGLLVREWEKREELVSASTIENVVRKLMASEEGDVIGKRAEELGEAVRRSTEKGGASQMELESFVAHITR